From Dromaius novaehollandiae isolate bDroNov1 chromosome 36, bDroNov1.hap1, whole genome shotgun sequence, the proteins below share one genomic window:
- the LOC135325379 gene encoding glycine-rich protein 1-like, whose amino-acid sequence MQSSVPSGPKGAGGRKGHAPRRRGALRGAGRSHPGGAGRGLGEDVEPGVGPSPRQRRPRRRSCFTGVWRTSAWGAVARQSGRESGAGITGSFGEEKLISNKEPEQVRCGPFPGVAEDLR is encoded by the exons atgcagagcagtgttccgagtgggcccaagggagctggaggaaggaaggggcacgccccaagaag gcgtggagccttgcggggagcaggtcgctcgcatccaggaggagcagggagaggtcTGGGcgaggacgtagagcccggcgtagggccatcGCCTCGTCAGCGCCGTCCCCgtcgccgttcctgttttacaggtgtgtggcggacctcggcgtggggagccgtagcccggcagtcgggacgggagagcggagcag gcattacaggaagttttggagaggagaagctgatcAGCAAcaaggagcctgagcag gtacggtgcgggcctttcccaggcgtggctgaggatttgaggtga